CTTTTTCTTGATCTTAACTTCTTTAGTGACCGGGGGAATTTATCTCTTTCAAGAAGCTATTTGCCTTACTGAAAGGGGTATTTCTTTAATTCCAAAAGTAAAGAAACATTTCTCTGGTTTGGCTTTTTTACTTTGTAGCCTTCTGGCTGTTGGATGTTGGCTCAAGAGCTATCAATTACTTTATTCCACTCGAGGAATAGTATTTGGAGCAGGTTATGTAGATGTCCATGCTTGCTTTCCTGTTTTAAAGATTCTCTCGGTAATGTGTCTCCTGACTGCTCTTCTCTTTTTTCTTAATCTCTTTATTCATAAATTTAAATGGACTCTGATAGTAGCTTTAGCCACTATAGCGGTGAGTATTATTGGCCTTGGTATCTTCCCTATGGTTATACAAAAGTTTCAAGTAGCACCTAACGAGATTACTATGGAAAAAGAATACATTAAACGTAGTATTAAATTTACTCAAGCTGCTTATAATTTAGATAAAGTCCAAGTTAATGATTTTTCTGTGGAAGAAGACCTTGGGCGAGAAGATATCAAGAAGAATGACTTAACAGTTAGAAATATTCGACTTTGGGATCATGGCCCCTTGCTTAATACTTATAGTCAATTGCAGGAAATTAGAACCTATTATAATTTTGTGGATGTAGATAATGATCGTTATCTGATTGATGGTGAGTATCGTCAAGTAATGCTTTCCCCAAGAGAGTTATCTTCTGAACATCTGCCAAGCAAGGTCTGGATTAATGAACACCTTACTTACACTCATGGTTATGGTATCTGCTTAGGACCAGTAAACCGAATTTCACCTGAGGGATTACCTGAGTTTATGATCAAAGATATTCCACCGGTTTCCATTACTGATCTGGTTCTTAAACAACCTGAAATTTACTATGGCGAGATTGCTAATGATTACTGCTTTGTTAAGACTAAGTGTAAAGAGTTTGACTATCCAGCTGGGGATAAGAATATCTATACTACTTATCAAGGTCAAGGTGGATTACCTGTAAAATCTATCTGGCGTAAGATTCTTTTGGCCTTAAAGTTTAAAGAGCTAAAGATTTTCTTTTCTACTGAAATAACCAACCAAAGTAAGATTATGTTTTATCGCCAAATTAAAGAGAGGATAGAAAAAGTTACCCCTTTTATTACTTATGATGCTGATCCTTATTTAGTGGTCTCAGAAGGAAAGCTATACTGGATTTGCGATGGTTATACTACTAGTAATATGTATCCTTACTCAGAGCCTACTCTACCATTAGGAAATTATATTCGAAATTCAGTTAAAGTGGTGGTAGATGCTTATCATGGCCAGATGAAGTTTTATGTTAGCGATCAAAATGACCCCATTGTTCAAAGCTATTCTAAAATATTTCCCGAGGTCTTTCTTCCTTTAGAAAGGTTGAGTGATGACTTAAGAAAACATATCAGGTATCCAGGAACTTTGTTAGCTTTGCAAGCAAAGATGTATGGTGCTTATCATATGAACGATCCGCAAGTCTTTTACAATAAAGAAGACCTTTGGACTATTCCTAAAAAGATGATCGAAGGAACAGAACAAGAAATGCAACCTTATTACACTATTATGAAGTTAGAGGGTCAAAAAAAAGAAGAGTTTATCTTAATGATTCCTTTTACCCCAGCTAAGAAAGATAATATGATTGCTTGGATGGCGGCAAGGTGTGACCAGCCTAACTATGGTAAGTTATTAGTCTATGATTTTCCTAAAAAGAAGTTAGTTTATGGTCCTTCTCAAATTGAGGCAAGAATTAATCAAGATGCTGAAATCTCTAAGCAACTTTCTCTTTGGAACCAAAAAGGTTCTCAAGTTATTCGAGGTAGTCTCTTAGTTATTCCTATTGAAAAGTCATTACTCTATGTCCAGCCCCTTTATTTAGCTGCAGAAAATGGCCAGATTCCAGAATTAAAGCGAGTGATTGTAGCTTTTGGTAATAAGATTGTGATGGAAGAAAATTTAGATCTTTCCTTAAAAAAACTTTTCGGGAGTGAAATAGAGATAACTACTCCAAAAAAAGGTCAAAAGGAAGAAGCCCTTGTCTCTACTAAAGAGCTTATTCGTCAAGCCATAGATTATTTTAATAAAGCTGACTCTTTTATGCGAGTGGGAAATTGGGCTGAATATGGTCAACAACTTAAAGAACTAAAGAGAGTTTTAGAAAAGTTAGAAGAAAAGTAACTTTATTGGATAGGAATTTGAAAAAAATCATAGGGTAGGGGTTGCCACGAAGAGGGAAAAACAGTTTCTCTTTCGTTGGGGTGAGAGCCAGGAAAGGCGAAGAAGTCCAAGCATTCCTGATGGCCATAAAGGTGAAGTCTCTATGGAAAATAGCTTCAAATGTAGCTTCAAATGTAGCGAGGACTAACTTGTGTCTTTAGATAAAATCATTATTAAAGGAGCTAAGGAACATAATTTAAAGAATATAGATCTAGAAATTCCTCGGCATAAATTAGTAGTCATTACTGGACTTTCAGGTTCCGGCAAATCTTCTTTGGCTTTTGATACCATTTATGCCGAAAGCCAAAGACGTTACTTAGAATCTTTATCTACTTACGCCCGCCAATTTTTAAACCAAATAGAAAAACCTCACGTTGATTACATCGAAGGATTATCTCCGGCTATTGCTATTGAACAAAAAGGAACCAGTAAGAATCCTCGTTCCACAGTGGCCACCATAACAGAGATCTACGATTATCTTAGGCTGCTTTTTGCTCGTCTCGGCAAAGTGTACTGCTATCATTGTTCTACTTTAATTACCAAGCAAACTACTCAAGAAATTATAGAAAAAGTGAGAAAACTTCCTCTTGGGAGTAAAATTCAAATCTTAGCTCCCATAGTTAAAGGAAAAAAGGGAGAGTTTAGGCAATTACTGGAAGATATCAAAAAAAAGGGCTTTGTCAGGGTTAGATTAGATCAAGAGGTCTACGATTTAGACGAGGAGATAGTTATTGATAAGAATAAAAAACATAATTTAGAAGTAGTGGTAGATAGATTAATAGTTAAAGAAGACTTAGGACATCGCTTAGCTGATTCCATTGAAATAGCGGCAAAATTAGGACAAGGAGTAGTAAAGATCTGGTTAAATAAAGAGGAAGAGTTAGTATTTTCAGAAAAATTTGCTTGTCTTAATTGTGGTATTAACCTTGAAGAACTTTCTCCTCGCATGTTTTCTTTTAACAGCCCTTACGGGGCTTGTCCTAATTGTAATGGCTTAGGTTCTAAGATGGAGATTGACCCAGACTTAGTTATTCCTGACAAGAATAAATCTATCTACGAAGGAGCTATTAAGCCTTGGGGGTATCCTTCTTCTGGAAATTGGGAGATGCTTAAATGCCTATCTAAACACTATAATTTTGATCTCTATGCTCCCTTTAAGTCTATTTCTGAAAGAGTTCAAGAAGTAATCCTTTATGGGTCAGCCAAAGAAATGGTTGACTTTTCTTTTCA
The bacterium DNA segment above includes these coding regions:
- a CDS encoding UPF0182 family protein is translated as MSKLKKWGIILFIITIFALPLLGRILNLYLDWLWFEEVGFERVFLKILFNKVGLGIGIGFTFFVFLWFNFWLAQRPSSLKALRTGRNLFEIPHQELIKPYLSLILLIGSLFFAFLAGSAAVGKWDSYLKFFYPSSFGITDPLFLKDISFYVFKLPFLSYLYYTSLFFLILTSLVTGGIYLFQEAICLTERGISLIPKVKKHFSGLAFLLCSLLAVGCWLKSYQLLYSTRGIVFGAGYVDVHACFPVLKILSVMCLLTALLFFLNLFIHKFKWTLIVALATIAVSIIGLGIFPMVIQKFQVAPNEITMEKEYIKRSIKFTQAAYNLDKVQVNDFSVEEDLGREDIKKNDLTVRNIRLWDHGPLLNTYSQLQEIRTYYNFVDVDNDRYLIDGEYRQVMLSPRELSSEHLPSKVWINEHLTYTHGYGICLGPVNRISPEGLPEFMIKDIPPVSITDLVLKQPEIYYGEIANDYCFVKTKCKEFDYPAGDKNIYTTYQGQGGLPVKSIWRKILLALKFKELKIFFSTEITNQSKIMFYRQIKERIEKVTPFITYDADPYLVVSEGKLYWICDGYTTSNMYPYSEPTLPLGNYIRNSVKVVVDAYHGQMKFYVSDQNDPIVQSYSKIFPEVFLPLERLSDDLRKHIRYPGTLLALQAKMYGAYHMNDPQVFYNKEDLWTIPKKMIEGTEQEMQPYYTIMKLEGQKKEEFILMIPFTPAKKDNMIAWMAARCDQPNYGKLLVYDFPKKKLVYGPSQIEARINQDAEISKQLSLWNQKGSQVIRGSLLVIPIEKSLLYVQPLYLAAENGQIPELKRVIVAFGNKIVMEENLDLSLKKLFGSEIEITTPKKGQKEEALVSTKELIRQAIDYFNKADSFMRVGNWAEYGQQLKELKRVLEKLEEK